In one Desulfoferula mesophila genomic region, the following are encoded:
- a CDS encoding very short patch repair endonuclease — MSPSKRSALMSRIRGKDTGPEMIVRRLVHCLGYRYRLHHKKLPGTPDLVFTKRKKALFVHGCFWHRHEGCKNAVMPKTRPEFWREKFHRNVERDRVAVKDLDKLGWEVLVVWECETKDLDELGRKLCSFLG; from the coding sequence ATGTCTCCCTCCAAACGCAGCGCGCTCATGTCTCGTATCCGTGGCAAGGACACGGGACCAGAGATGATTGTGCGCAGGCTGGTCCATTGTTTGGGATACAGATACAGGCTCCACCATAAGAAACTGCCAGGTACCCCAGACTTGGTTTTTACAAAGAGAAAGAAGGCTCTCTTCGTGCATGGATGTTTCTGGCATAGGCACGAAGGCTGCAAGAATGCGGTCATGCCAAAGACTAGGCCAGAATTCTGGAGAGAGAAATTTCACAGAAACGTGGAGCGCGACAGGGTGGCTGTCAAGGATCTGGATAAGTTGGGGTGGGAGGTTTTGGTCGTCTGGGAATGTGAAACCAAGGACTTGGATGAGCTCGGTCGGAAACTGTGCAGCTTTCTGGGCTGA
- a CDS encoding NERD domain-containing protein, whose product MWPREIPRDVLENPLRSSECKVYRRMEAVLEDSYVVFYSSPWLGVRPDGSEIDGECDFVVAHPQLGILALEVKGGAVAYDPERDQWTSRDRWGLTHRIKNPVHQARTSKYELLKKLKASAEVAHRKIGAFHGVVLPHSSMPPQDLGPDMPRQLFCFVEQFEHSFREWILARFAIGSESMQTRDRLGNDGIRAIENILAKPFVLHAPLGPLLSEDIEALNVLTQQQFHILTNIQDVQRAAISGSAGTGKTVLALEEARRCSKDGLRTLYTCYNRPLAIDVSKRLEGLPNLVVLNFHTFCKKIVDQAGIKIPKVSSQRRLFDDVFPELLMQAFDSMSVRQFDAIIVDEGQDFSPLWWSALDSGLDPRGKNLLRIFFDDNQMVYGKAKCLPKDVEVIPIRLTRNLRNTKRIHEFIQIHYRGYTVDAIGPEGVEVKWIEAQTIGTLRRRIIGYTTKLVSTEDISAESIAILVPSEDMLETIAPEGMVGALVASRCDSPKDGSVVVDTIRRFKGLERPVVILAATTEIGESRELPYVAISRACTHLIVVGPADMLKWLRGQE is encoded by the coding sequence ATGTGGCCTAGGGAGATCCCTCGAGACGTTCTGGAAAATCCGCTTCGCAGCTCCGAGTGCAAGGTATACCGCCGAATGGAAGCTGTCCTTGAGGATTCATATGTAGTGTTCTACTCCAGCCCATGGCTTGGAGTGAGACCTGATGGGTCAGAGATAGACGGCGAATGCGATTTCGTAGTCGCACATCCACAGCTGGGAATTCTTGCTTTGGAGGTGAAGGGGGGGGCAGTAGCGTATGATCCAGAACGAGATCAATGGACGAGCCGAGATCGATGGGGACTCACACATCGGATCAAGAACCCGGTCCATCAGGCGCGAACCTCAAAGTATGAATTATTGAAAAAACTTAAAGCATCAGCTGAAGTGGCCCATCGTAAAATCGGTGCCTTTCACGGTGTTGTCTTGCCTCATTCATCTATGCCGCCACAAGACTTAGGCCCCGATATGCCCCGACAACTCTTCTGCTTCGTGGAACAATTCGAGCATTCATTCAGAGAATGGATACTCGCCCGGTTTGCAATCGGATCTGAATCGATGCAGACAAGAGACAGGCTGGGCAATGATGGGATCCGGGCCATTGAGAACATCCTTGCCAAGCCGTTTGTTTTACATGCTCCCCTTGGTCCGCTACTGAGTGAGGATATAGAAGCTCTGAACGTGCTGACCCAGCAGCAGTTTCACATTTTGACCAATATACAGGACGTACAAAGAGCTGCAATTTCAGGATCTGCCGGAACCGGAAAAACTGTCTTGGCTCTAGAAGAAGCCCGTCGCTGTTCCAAAGACGGCTTACGCACTCTTTATACTTGCTACAATCGTCCCTTGGCGATAGACGTCTCAAAACGTCTAGAAGGTTTGCCCAACCTTGTTGTACTTAACTTTCATACGTTTTGCAAAAAAATTGTCGACCAGGCGGGCATCAAAATTCCAAAGGTTAGTTCGCAGCGTAGACTTTTTGATGATGTTTTTCCTGAGTTGCTTATGCAGGCTTTTGATTCCATGTCAGTTAGGCAATTCGATGCAATCATTGTTGATGAGGGCCAAGATTTTTCCCCACTTTGGTGGTCAGCTTTGGACTCTGGCTTAGACCCAAGAGGGAAAAACCTGCTACGCATATTTTTTGACGACAACCAAATGGTTTACGGCAAAGCAAAATGCCTCCCAAAGGACGTCGAAGTCATTCCGATACGTCTCACCAGAAACTTGAGGAACACCAAGCGCATCCATGAGTTTATCCAAATTCATTATCGGGGATACACGGTAGATGCTATAGGTCCAGAGGGGGTCGAGGTCAAGTGGATTGAGGCACAAACAATAGGCACCCTCAGGCGCCGAATAATTGGCTACACCACAAAGCTTGTATCGACTGAAGATATTTCGGCTGAGAGCATAGCCATACTTGTACCGAGTGAGGATATGTTGGAGACTATAGCGCCGGAGGGGATGGTCGGGGCTTTGGTTGCTTCCCGATGCGACTCCCCAAAAGATGGTTCCGTGGTCGTCGACACTATAAGGCGCTTTAAGGGGCTTGAACGTCCTGTGGTCATACTAGCAGCAACTACGGAAATTGGCGAATCTAGAGAGCTTCCATATGTCGCGATTTCCAGGGCATGCACCCATTTGATCGTGGTCGGTCCTGCCGATATGCTGAAATGGTTAAGAGGACAGGAGTGA
- a CDS encoding DNA cytosine methyltransferase, which produces MNIPKPSFTDLSAYDLFAGAGGFSLGLEAAGFDLLGAVECDPVAARTLETNFGIRPLDFTGPEEGDIRSITNDKILKRIDDEEVGEIDLLIASPPCQGFSKIGRGKLDFLASKRGAFINDDRNNLYKQAIRLLKILQPRVFLFENVTGILHLRGRNVAEDVCNAVSEAGYIPKCTILNSAWYGVPQVRERVIIMGVRQDLNLLPVFPNKQFHSVHNTGTYSGTKPDLKIWRNLDFYVDPRTIGSDFPVRTAVSVRDAFDDLPEFKEHLHALKNNLKYRSFRACFHPVDYVRAPRNWFCKMMRDWNNRHKSDQVTDHFCRWNPRDFRIFAEMKPDDKYPQALEVANRLYEEACVVWPKEGLPSPVRINYIPPYSPDSFEEKWRKLIPDQPSWTLTAHLSKDTYSHIHFDSNQARTITIREAARIQSFPDSYQLEGNTGDAFRQIGNAVPPLMAKAIGECVMSILSKADTRTKSISMQRAV; this is translated from the coding sequence GTGAATATTCCAAAACCTTCTTTCACGGATCTTTCGGCATACGATCTTTTCGCTGGAGCGGGCGGATTCAGTCTCGGGTTGGAGGCCGCCGGCTTTGATTTACTGGGGGCAGTGGAATGCGATCCAGTTGCGGCCAGAACATTAGAAACGAATTTTGGTATACGTCCCTTGGACTTCACCGGCCCTGAAGAAGGAGACATTCGCAGCATTACGAACGACAAAATTCTCAAGCGAATAGACGATGAAGAGGTAGGTGAAATAGATTTGCTCATTGCCTCTCCACCCTGTCAGGGTTTTTCAAAGATAGGGCGCGGAAAGCTTGATTTTCTTGCCAGCAAACGAGGAGCCTTCATAAACGATGACAGGAACAATTTGTATAAGCAAGCTATCAGGCTCCTGAAGATCTTACAGCCACGCGTGTTCCTGTTCGAGAACGTAACAGGAATACTGCATCTCCGAGGACGCAATGTGGCTGAAGATGTTTGCAATGCAGTGAGCGAGGCAGGATATATTCCCAAGTGCACAATCTTGAATAGCGCATGGTACGGTGTTCCCCAGGTCCGAGAACGTGTGATAATAATGGGCGTACGCCAAGACTTAAATTTACTGCCTGTTTTTCCGAACAAACAATTTCATTCCGTCCATAATACTGGGACTTACTCTGGAACTAAACCAGACTTAAAGATTTGGCGTAATTTGGATTTTTACGTAGATCCGCGCACCATCGGAAGTGACTTTCCCGTGCGGACAGCAGTCTCGGTGAGAGATGCCTTTGATGATCTCCCTGAGTTCAAGGAACATCTACACGCCCTTAAAAATAACCTTAAATATCGTTCTTTTCGGGCCTGTTTTCATCCGGTCGACTATGTTAGAGCACCGAGGAACTGGTTTTGCAAAATGATGCGCGATTGGAACAACAGGCATAAAAGCGACCAAGTCACGGACCACTTCTGTAGGTGGAATCCGCGCGACTTTCGAATATTTGCTGAAATGAAGCCGGATGACAAATATCCGCAGGCGCTAGAAGTCGCCAACAGGCTATACGAAGAGGCTTGCGTCGTTTGGCCAAAGGAAGGATTGCCTTCGCCTGTGCGAATTAACTACATACCACCATACTCACCAGATTCTTTTGAGGAAAAGTGGAGAAAACTAATACCCGACCAGCCTTCATGGACGTTGACTGCACACCTTTCTAAGGACACTTATTCGCACATCCATTTCGATTCGAATCAGGCCCGAACAATCACTATACGAGAAGCGGCAAGGATTCAGTCTTTCCCAGACTCATACCAACTCGAGGGCAACACCGGAGACGCGTTCAGACAAATAGGCAATGCGGTGCCACCACTGATGGCCAAGGCAATAGGCGAATGCGTCATGTCAATCCTTTCGAAGGCGGATACCAGGACCAAAAGCATCTCGATGCAACGAGCGGTCTGA
- a CDS encoding helicase-related protein, translating into MREQLLTRLMEDLIGPHEEEEVLTSKPADVYLSGILWPRDTRMTAEDDEKFGTAGFGDEEGSEAGEEEEISLVGLARPRSAGVSLAASSPNGVPSIEVRVLFATYEPIDDDPDTKGGALVENESSETERLDQQKSKWPRLRWHRRWHDLLVRGLKLNRAAIHVDLKSFGAPQDVKLYLRTAPFSEGTLTTVTIINDASPDKDGGRRDVERLTLFQTKLEIRPENGTYLVARPSRRMVLDEEDLSGELLYREAKEFAVGHTCSAEWEEGDNPGTASKVTTHWMPRTLVSSMNPEGSDVFNKLLGGGFESHLSTDWLAEASAEELGEALSELPIAYGEWISQQESLAQDLEEKYRAQAKKNLKNCRKIQDRMAEGAVFISSSPELTTAFRLANKAMSLQHKWNVDKASSGPLRWWPFQLGFILLAASSVADRNHPERGIMDLLWFPTGGGKTEAYLGLIAFLAFYRRLASGKNPDDGAGVAAIMRYTLRLLTTQQFVRAAAVMLACEAIRRGCLPGFETGIDLGKTPFSIGLWVGNDAVPNKVADAAAALGGADQPTPKQLVECPACRKDLVWQHNSREQTIQVKCQNEGCILYDPETALPIWTVDEDVYRFKPTLLIGTIDKFAQIVRRKEVNALLGLSSGQPPDLIVQDELHLISGPLGTIAGLYEVAIDKMFSSRGGQPKIIGSTATIRRAGDQVKALFNRETEQFPPPGLNADDTGFAVKDEASPGRLYCGITTAGRSAKFTLQAVAASLLQSASEGTGEVSERDPYWTLVSYFNSLRELGGALVLMQDDVNDSMEILAGIRSETSRKPELVEELTSRRTQAEVRDMLSRLEIPAGSGSALDVVLATNMLSVGVDIPRLGLMLMNGQPKGIAEYIQATSRVGRGIVPGLVVVILNNAKARDRSHYETFATWHSTLYRDVEPTSVTPFASRARDRALHAILVALVRHLVPGMLERPALDDRVTADAEDIIDQITQRAKFIDPSEVEVLQELKERLANWKRRAPSSYWGWNVKKSLLQDAERAATMRAMGRMPGDAWPTLNNMRNVEASTRFILREFLHQNADQGGENG; encoded by the coding sequence ATGCGGGAACAGTTGTTGACGCGACTCATGGAGGACCTCATCGGTCCTCATGAAGAGGAAGAAGTGCTCACCTCGAAACCAGCGGATGTCTACTTAAGCGGCATACTATGGCCTCGAGACACACGTATGACGGCTGAAGATGACGAAAAATTTGGCACCGCTGGATTTGGTGACGAGGAAGGAAGTGAAGCAGGAGAGGAGGAGGAAATCTCCTTGGTGGGGCTTGCTAGGCCCCGATCGGCGGGAGTCTCTCTTGCGGCCTCGAGCCCCAATGGGGTGCCTTCGATCGAGGTAAGAGTACTTTTTGCAACCTACGAACCTATAGACGATGACCCGGATACAAAAGGGGGCGCACTGGTAGAAAATGAAAGCAGCGAAACTGAAAGGCTGGATCAACAAAAATCCAAGTGGCCAAGACTTAGATGGCATCGTCGTTGGCATGACTTGTTGGTGCGCGGCCTAAAACTAAATAGAGCAGCTATACATGTTGACCTGAAATCTTTTGGTGCTCCTCAAGACGTCAAGCTGTATTTGAGAACAGCGCCTTTTTCGGAGGGAACTCTAACTACAGTCACGATCATAAATGACGCGAGTCCTGACAAAGATGGGGGCCGGCGAGACGTCGAAAGGCTTACCCTTTTCCAGACCAAACTGGAGATAAGACCAGAAAATGGGACTTACTTGGTGGCTCGGCCCTCTAGGCGCATGGTACTGGACGAAGAAGACTTGTCCGGTGAACTGCTTTACCGTGAGGCCAAGGAGTTTGCTGTTGGCCACACATGCTCGGCCGAATGGGAGGAAGGAGACAATCCCGGAACAGCGTCCAAGGTTACTACCCACTGGATGCCAAGGACTTTAGTAAGCTCAATGAATCCAGAAGGATCGGATGTTTTCAATAAATTGCTGGGGGGCGGCTTTGAAAGTCATCTTTCTACAGACTGGTTGGCAGAAGCTTCCGCAGAGGAGCTCGGAGAAGCACTTTCAGAACTGCCCATAGCATACGGAGAATGGATATCCCAACAGGAGTCGCTGGCCCAAGACTTGGAAGAAAAATACCGCGCACAAGCCAAGAAGAATTTAAAAAACTGTCGAAAAATTCAAGACAGAATGGCTGAAGGTGCTGTTTTCATTTCCAGTAGCCCCGAACTGACAACTGCCTTTCGCTTGGCAAACAAAGCCATGTCCCTTCAACACAAATGGAACGTCGACAAGGCTTCCTCAGGCCCTCTCAGGTGGTGGCCCTTCCAGTTAGGTTTCATCCTGCTTGCTGCATCATCCGTGGCTGATCGCAATCACCCGGAACGGGGAATAATGGATTTGCTCTGGTTCCCAACAGGCGGAGGTAAAACTGAAGCTTATCTGGGATTGATCGCCTTTCTTGCGTTCTACAGACGCCTAGCCTCTGGTAAAAATCCTGATGATGGTGCCGGTGTTGCAGCCATAATGCGCTATACATTGCGCCTGCTCACGACTCAACAGTTCGTCCGGGCTGCAGCCGTAATGCTTGCATGCGAGGCGATTCGTAGGGGATGCCTTCCTGGTTTTGAGACCGGTATAGACCTCGGAAAAACTCCCTTTTCAATTGGCCTATGGGTCGGTAATGATGCTGTACCAAACAAGGTGGCTGATGCTGCTGCCGCATTGGGCGGTGCGGATCAACCGACGCCTAAGCAGCTCGTTGAATGTCCCGCTTGCAGGAAAGATCTTGTTTGGCAGCACAATTCAAGGGAACAAACCATTCAAGTGAAGTGCCAGAACGAAGGGTGCATTCTGTACGATCCGGAAACAGCCCTCCCAATCTGGACAGTGGATGAGGATGTTTATCGTTTTAAACCCACACTTCTTATCGGTACAATAGACAAATTCGCACAAATAGTTCGTAGAAAAGAAGTCAACGCTCTTTTAGGTCTCAGCAGCGGACAGCCACCCGATCTGATCGTACAAGATGAACTACATCTGATATCTGGACCTCTAGGGACCATTGCGGGTCTTTATGAAGTCGCGATAGACAAGATGTTCTCTTCACGAGGGGGGCAGCCGAAAATTATAGGATCGACCGCTACAATTCGACGTGCGGGAGATCAAGTCAAAGCCCTGTTCAATCGTGAGACCGAGCAGTTCCCACCTCCTGGTCTAAATGCAGATGACACGGGCTTCGCTGTCAAAGATGAGGCATCGCCGGGGCGCCTCTATTGTGGGATCACAACGGCCGGTCGGTCGGCCAAGTTCACTCTCCAAGCGGTTGCCGCTTCACTTCTTCAATCTGCTTCTGAGGGCACCGGTGAAGTCAGTGAAAGGGACCCATACTGGACCCTTGTTTCATACTTCAACTCACTGCGCGAACTGGGGGGAGCGCTAGTCCTCATGCAGGACGATGTCAACGACAGCATGGAAATCTTGGCCGGAATTCGCAGCGAGACTTCTAGAAAACCGGAACTTGTCGAGGAACTGACATCTCGTCGGACGCAGGCAGAGGTTCGGGACATGCTATCCAGACTTGAGATACCCGCAGGCAGCGGCAGTGCTCTGGACGTGGTTCTTGCGACCAACATGCTGAGCGTCGGTGTCGATATTCCACGACTTGGCCTAATGCTCATGAACGGACAGCCCAAGGGAATAGCTGAGTATATACAGGCGACCAGCCGTGTCGGCCGTGGAATCGTTCCTGGATTGGTAGTCGTGATTCTGAACAATGCCAAGGCTCGGGATCGATCGCACTACGAAACATTCGCGACATGGCATTCCACACTCTACAGGGATGTAGAACCGACCAGCGTTACCCCATTCGCCTCCCGGGCAAGGGACCGCGCCTTGCACGCAATCCTGGTTGCACTTGTAAGACACCTAGTGCCCGGAATGCTTGAACGACCTGCACTCGACGATAGAGTAACAGCAGATGCCGAAGACATCATTGATCAAATCACGCAAAGAGCGAAATTCATCGATCCTTCGGAAGTTGAAGTATTGCAGGAGTTGAAAGAACGTCTTGCAAACTGGAAGCGTCGCGCCCCAAGTAGCTATTGGGGGTGGAATGTTAAGAAATCGTTGCTCCAAGACGCGGAGAGAGCAGCGACCATGCGGGCAATGGGCAGAATGCCAGGGGATGCTTGGCCCACATTAAATAACATGAGAAACGTAGAGGCGTCGACTCGCTTCATTCTTCGCGAGTTCCTGCATCAGAATGCCGACCAAGGGGGGGAAAATGGCTAA
- a CDS encoding DUF1998 domain-containing protein translates to MANNRLGEIRRSAVIMTFGPGAVVDFRAQGAPVSAVLAGIEEWDRWFPPAGLKHPQSIMEPRLQRKLAVKGFRLPPVVIESRRDKNDQPDDHTLVAVRFPVWLQCPKCSKIAPADTWGQEPGRAYRYCGHCTNKEPGQRRVFVVPVRFIMACPAGHLSEFPWHSWVEHEKDCKWKDNSPLYLRSERPGLAGLILSCPKCKASRSMDGIFSSATWRNSKCHGRRPWLTNVNEECSEKPRALQRGASNLYFPVIESALSIPPWSDALQEALGVYWSDIVDTNTEDREQFIAILARNALKSVLEEFNLTPKQLARRIGERVLLFSSDDILNIRWEEYRQFLAGSDPMQAADREFEIRNVEVPQSLRRHFEHVTRVVRLREVRAIRGFTRINPPGDEENPNVAQISIRRLDWLPAVEVRGEGIFLTLSKERLHNWEAAAEINVRADKVQRAWVSEWRQRHGEGEPSLRITPRFLLIHTFAHALMRQLTLECGYSSAALRERLYVSEGNDGMAGILIYTATSDSDGTLGGLQRQGTPSRIEKAVVAAIKAMEWCSSDPLCIEEMMTVASGLSLAACHACVLAPETACEEYNRFLDRAMLVGIPGDTTVGFFSDLIEG, encoded by the coding sequence ATGGCTAATAATCGATTGGGAGAGATCAGGAGGAGCGCAGTAATTATGACCTTCGGCCCGGGAGCTGTCGTAGATTTCCGGGCGCAGGGAGCACCAGTTTCCGCAGTGTTGGCAGGTATAGAGGAATGGGACCGTTGGTTCCCACCAGCAGGCCTGAAACACCCACAAAGTATAATGGAACCCAGACTTCAACGGAAACTTGCAGTCAAGGGCTTTCGTTTGCCGCCGGTCGTTATCGAAAGTCGGCGCGACAAAAACGACCAGCCAGACGATCACACCCTCGTAGCAGTGCGGTTTCCTGTTTGGCTCCAATGTCCCAAGTGCAGCAAGATCGCTCCAGCAGACACATGGGGCCAAGAACCGGGAAGAGCCTATCGTTACTGTGGTCATTGCACCAACAAAGAACCCGGGCAACGCAGGGTCTTTGTAGTACCGGTCCGCTTCATAATGGCCTGTCCGGCAGGACACCTCAGCGAGTTTCCCTGGCACAGCTGGGTCGAGCATGAAAAGGACTGCAAATGGAAAGACAATAGTCCGCTTTATTTACGTTCCGAGAGGCCTGGTCTTGCCGGCCTCATACTCAGCTGCCCTAAGTGCAAGGCTAGCAGATCTATGGACGGGATTTTTAGTTCGGCCACTTGGAGAAATAGTAAATGCCATGGCAGAAGGCCTTGGCTGACGAATGTTAATGAAGAGTGTTCCGAAAAACCAAGGGCACTACAGCGAGGTGCTTCAAATCTCTATTTTCCGGTCATCGAGTCCGCTCTCAGCATACCGCCATGGTCTGACGCCCTACAAGAAGCGTTGGGCGTCTACTGGAGCGATATAGTCGATACGAACACCGAAGACCGTGAGCAATTCATTGCTATCCTGGCTAGGAATGCTTTGAAATCGGTACTGGAAGAGTTCAACCTAACTCCCAAACAATTAGCACGTCGCATTGGAGAGCGGGTGCTCCTGTTTAGCAGCGATGACATCCTAAACATACGATGGGAGGAGTACCGCCAATTCTTGGCAGGCTCGGATCCAATGCAGGCCGCCGACCGAGAGTTTGAAATTCGCAACGTGGAGGTACCTCAGAGCCTCCGTCGCCACTTTGAACATGTGACTCGTGTAGTCAGGTTGCGGGAGGTCCGGGCCATTAGGGGATTTACACGCATCAATCCTCCTGGAGACGAAGAGAATCCCAATGTGGCCCAGATCAGCATTCGTCGGCTAGACTGGCTTCCAGCAGTTGAGGTCCGTGGCGAAGGAATTTTTTTGACGTTAAGCAAGGAGCGCCTCCATAACTGGGAGGCTGCGGCCGAGATCAACGTTCGAGCAGATAAAGTACAAAGGGCTTGGGTCTCCGAATGGCGTCAACGCCATGGAGAAGGAGAGCCATCGCTCAGAATCACCCCTCGATTTCTACTTATACACACCTTTGCACATGCCCTCATGCGCCAACTGACCCTGGAATGTGGCTACTCAAGTGCAGCCTTACGCGAGAGATTGTACGTGAGTGAAGGGAACGACGGTATGGCGGGCATTCTGATATATACTGCCACTTCGGATTCCGATGGAACGCTGGGTGGACTTCAACGCCAAGGTACACCATCTCGCATAGAGAAGGCGGTCGTGGCAGCCATAAAGGCCATGGAGTGGTGCTCTTCTGACCCGCTTTGTATAGAGGAAATGATGACGGTGGCTAGCGGTTTGTCCCTCGCCGCCTGTCATGCGTGTGTCCTCGCCCCAGAAACTGCCTGTGAGGAGTACAACCGTTTTCTTGACAGGGCGATGCTCGTCGGAATTCCCGGAGACACAACCGTTGGCTTTTTCTCTGACTTAATCGAGGGCTAG